A section of the Triticum dicoccoides isolate Atlit2015 ecotype Zavitan chromosome 7A, WEW_v2.0, whole genome shotgun sequence genome encodes:
- the LOC119328918 gene encoding uncharacterized protein LOC119328918 encodes MAMERFLTALVFCEAPLDGYGMSMMTSSRAVKPLVSAGSIKPAAAAPKADDAYAGKKPGFCGETTTQRHAGYELAFDGLNCFETVVMHQA; translated from the coding sequence ATGGCCATGGAGAGGTTTCTGACTGCGCTTGTCTTCTGCGAGGCGCCCCTCGACGGCTACGGCATGTCCATGATGACATCCTCCAGGGCGGTCAAGCCGCTGGTGTCCGCTGGCTCGATAAAGCCGGCGGCTGCTGCGCCCAAGGCTGACGATGCGTACGCCGGGAAGAAGCCTGGATTCTGCGGCGAGACGACCACGCAGCGGCATGCTGGGTACGAGCTGGCGTTCGACGGTCTCAACTGCTTTGAAACCGTCGTCATGCACCAAGCATGA